The following proteins come from a genomic window of Candidatus Bathyarchaeota archaeon:
- a CDS encoding 4Fe-4S dicluster domain-containing protein produces MKALFVDQEKCTGCRRCELACSFFHFQTYSLSRVRLHVVRDGEIEGPIVCVQCGLCQYACPIKGAIIRNKKTGAFLVTTKCNPKECNGECVNACPYGVIHIDLKLKRAIKCDFCGGSPSCVEACPWNVIQYIDASSPYALNNKRVAEVRRRWSIERAYTKSSLEALKKV; encoded by the coding sequence ATGAAAGCTCTTTTTGTGGATCAAGAAAAATGCACTGGATGCAGAAGATGCGAGCTAGCATGCTCTTTCTTTCATTTTCAAACCTATAGTTTAAGCAGAGTTAGGCTCCATGTAGTTAGAGATGGCGAAATTGAAGGACCAATAGTTTGTGTTCAATGTGGACTTTGCCAATACGCATGCCCAATTAAAGGAGCAATAATAAGAAATAAAAAAACAGGAGCTTTCTTAGTTACAACTAAATGTAATCCTAAAGAATGTAATGGCGAATGCGTTAATGCTTGTCCATACGGTGTTATTCATATAGATTTAAAGCTTAAAAGAGCTATAAAATGCGATTTTTGTGGAGGTTCACCATCCTGCGTTGAAGCATGCCCATGGAATGTTATCCAATATATTGACGCAAGCTCACCTTACGCGTTAAACAATAAAAGAGTTGCTGAAGTAAGACGTAGATGGAGCATTGAACGCGCATATACTAAAAGCTCATTAGAAGCTTTAAAGAAAGTATAA
- a CDS encoding aldehyde ferredoxin oxidoreductase family protein: MVLYSYAGKILRVNLSTKTIKTEDTKKDIAQLLLGGNGYAAKILWDELKPGIDPLSPENKIVLMTGPITGTGAPGSGFWEACFKSPLTGVWGESACGGWWGPMLKFAGFDGIIIEGASENPVYLWVHDGEAEIKPAEGIWGQTVPKTEEMIRKEIGIPQARVLSIGPAGEKLVRFAGIAVDLERYAGRKGGGALLGSKKVKAVAVYGEKEIPIAKPTEYGKALKECEQAVYASLNSGGGFPNGTLGGYDACNQFGDLPTKYGETGSWEAVSDLYQNFVNKYLVKNRACFGCMQACGRVSQVKEGPFATPVYGGPEYETTAGFTTFMLQKDIEPVIKANYLCNIYGLDTISTSHMIAFAMLCYEKGLITTKDTDGLEVKWGDPDVVIKLVEKIARREGFGDLLAEGVRRAAEKIGGEAPKLALHVKGLEMPYHDPRAGKTQAIEYGTSNTGMDHFHAHETLDVECYGADLGLIPFGLPDPKTIDRFSEDPSKASIAKLVMDWGTVADALVICKFHQYVNLGPDKYAKLLSLATGWKIDGWELLKIGDRIFNLARAFNVREGIRRKDDMLPPRIMQPATTGSTKGVGITNYEGMLNEFYKLEEWDENGIPKPEKLKRLGLNDVANYLASLKS; this comes from the coding sequence TTGGTTTTATATAGTTATGCAGGTAAAATTCTTAGAGTTAATTTATCAACAAAAACTATAAAAACAGAAGATACTAAAAAAGATATTGCTCAACTTCTTTTAGGTGGAAATGGTTATGCCGCTAAAATTTTATGGGATGAATTAAAGCCTGGAATAGACCCTTTAAGCCCAGAAAACAAAATTGTTTTGATGACTGGCCCTATAACAGGTACAGGTGCTCCAGGTTCAGGTTTTTGGGAGGCTTGCTTTAAATCACCTTTAACAGGTGTTTGGGGTGAATCTGCTTGCGGCGGCTGGTGGGGTCCAATGCTTAAGTTTGCTGGCTTCGATGGAATAATTATTGAAGGAGCTTCTGAAAATCCTGTTTACCTTTGGGTTCATGATGGAGAAGCTGAAATAAAACCTGCTGAAGGAATATGGGGTCAAACAGTTCCTAAAACAGAGGAAATGATAAGAAAAGAAATAGGTATTCCTCAAGCAAGAGTTTTAAGCATCGGTCCAGCTGGTGAAAAGCTTGTTAGATTCGCTGGTATAGCTGTTGATTTAGAGCGTTACGCTGGAAGAAAAGGTGGAGGAGCCCTTTTAGGCTCAAAAAAAGTTAAAGCTGTTGCAGTTTACGGTGAAAAGGAAATTCCAATAGCTAAACCTACGGAATATGGTAAAGCATTAAAAGAATGCGAACAAGCAGTTTATGCATCTCTTAATTCTGGAGGCGGTTTCCCAAATGGAACATTAGGCGGTTACGACGCTTGCAATCAATTTGGTGATCTTCCAACAAAATATGGTGAAACAGGAAGCTGGGAAGCTGTTTCAGATTTATACCAAAACTTTGTAAACAAATACCTTGTTAAAAATAGAGCGTGCTTCGGTTGCATGCAAGCTTGCGGTAGAGTCAGTCAAGTTAAGGAAGGGCCATTCGCTACACCAGTGTATGGTGGACCAGAATATGAAACAACAGCAGGCTTCACAACATTTATGCTTCAAAAAGATATAGAACCAGTAATTAAAGCGAATTATCTTTGCAACATTTATGGTTTAGATACAATTTCAACATCACATATGATAGCTTTCGCTATGCTATGCTATGAAAAAGGTTTAATCACAACAAAAGATACAGATGGATTAGAAGTTAAATGGGGAGATCCAGACGTGGTGATAAAACTTGTTGAAAAAATCGCACGTAGAGAAGGATTCGGAGATTTATTAGCTGAAGGCGTTAGAAGAGCTGCTGAAAAAATAGGTGGAGAAGCACCAAAACTCGCTCTTCATGTTAAAGGGCTTGAAATGCCATATCATGATCCTAGAGCTGGAAAAACTCAAGCAATAGAGTATGGCACATCAAATACTGGAATGGACCACTTCCATGCCCATGAAACTTTAGATGTAGAATGTTATGGAGCTGATTTAGGTTTAATTCCATTCGGTTTACCAGATCCAAAAACAATAGATAGATTTTCAGAGGACCCAAGCAAAGCTTCAATAGCTAAACTTGTTATGGATTGGGGAACAGTTGCAGACGCTTTAGTAATATGCAAGTTCCATCAATATGTGAATTTAGGCCCAGATAAATATGCTAAACTGTTATCTTTAGCTACTGGATGGAAGATTGATGGATGGGAACTATTAAAAATAGGCGATAGAATATTTAATTTAGCGAGAGCCTTTAACGTAAGAGAAGGAATAAGAAGAAAAGACGATATGCTACCACCAAGAATAATGCAACCAGCTACAACAGGAAGCACAAAAGGCGTTGGAATAACAAATTATGAAGGAATGCTTAACGAGTTTTACAAGCTTGAAGAATGGGATGAAAACGGCATTCCAAAACCAGAAAAACTAAAAAGACTCGGCTTAAACGATGTAGCTAATTACTTAGCTAGTTTAAAATCCTAA
- a CDS encoding alcohol dehydrogenase catalytic domain-containing protein, translating into MKAARLYAPQNLKIEEVNIPEINDEEVLIENKVALTCGTDLKMYKRGHPYAKLPLTIGHEFAGVIVKVGSKVKNFKKGDRVVAVNSAPCNTCFYCKRGKQNLCEKIEEDMIGFTIEGAYAQYVKVPAKIVKQNMHIIPEHISFEEAAILEPLACVVHGNQLLNLNIKDDVAIIGSGPIGLLHLQLIKAEGCKAIVIDLSKERLKVAEELGADITINANEVNPIEEIKKITNGRGVDTAIEAVGLPETWRIAVALTRKGGETLLFGGCKPGDLAEFDASHIHYGELTIKGAFHHTPLAVEKALKLIVSKVIRIDKIISHRMNLSNIEDALKLMAEGKAVKVAITP; encoded by the coding sequence ATGAAAGCAGCTAGGCTTTATGCTCCTCAAAATTTAAAAATTGAAGAAGTTAATATTCCAGAAATAAATGATGAAGAAGTATTAATTGAAAATAAAGTTGCATTAACCTGTGGAACAGATTTAAAAATGTATAAACGAGGACATCCATACGCTAAACTTCCTTTAACAATAGGACATGAATTTGCAGGAGTCATAGTTAAAGTAGGATCTAAAGTTAAAAACTTTAAGAAAGGAGATAGAGTTGTTGCTGTTAATTCAGCTCCATGCAATACCTGTTTTTATTGCAAAAGGGGAAAACAAAATTTATGCGAAAAAATAGAGGAAGATATGATTGGATTTACTATTGAAGGTGCATACGCGCAATATGTTAAAGTTCCAGCAAAAATAGTTAAGCAAAATATGCATATTATTCCAGAGCATATATCTTTTGAAGAAGCTGCTATACTTGAGCCTTTAGCATGCGTTGTTCATGGAAATCAACTTCTTAATTTAAATATTAAAGATGATGTAGCTATTATAGGTTCAGGACCAATAGGGCTTCTTCACCTTCAATTAATTAAAGCTGAAGGTTGCAAAGCTATAGTTATAGATTTATCTAAAGAAAGACTTAAAGTAGCTGAAGAACTTGGAGCAGACATCACAATTAACGCTAATGAAGTTAATCCAATTGAGGAAATTAAAAAAATAACTAATGGAAGAGGGGTTGACACCGCTATAGAAGCTGTTGGTCTTCCAGAAACCTGGAGGATAGCAGTAGCTTTAACCCGTAAAGGAGGAGAAACACTCCTTTTTGGAGGATGCAAACCAGGAGATTTAGCTGAATTTGACGCTTCACATATTCATTATGGAGAATTAACAATTAAAGGAGCTTTCCATCACACACCATTAGCTGTTGAAAAAGCACTAAAATTAATCGTTTCAAAAGTTATTAGAATTGATAAAATAATTTCGCATAGAATGAATTTAAGCAATATTGAGGATGCATTAAAACTTATGGCTGAAGGAAAAGCTGTAAAAGTCGCTATTACCCCATGA
- a CDS encoding type II toxin-antitoxin system VapC family toxin has product MRKKQVEDFLDSNFLIYLNAMTSDERRRFDEFFMKLLKEQLFINMLIINEVLYISRKYGLPYEAALKFLKAIVLPYTEVISIEESDLKLIEKYLLKYSLKTILTQYI; this is encoded by the coding sequence TTGAGGAAAAAGCAAGTTGAAGATTTTTTAGATTCAAACTTCTTAATATACTTAAATGCTATGACAAGCGATGAAAGAAGGAGATTTGATGAATTTTTCATGAAGCTGCTTAAAGAGCAACTCTTCATTAACATGCTAATCATAAATGAAGTATTATATATATCAAGAAAGTATGGGCTTCCATATGAGGCTGCATTAAAATTCTTAAAAGCTATAGTGTTACCTTATACAGAAGTTATATCAATTGAGGAGAGCGATTTAAAATTAATTGAAAAATACCTCCTTAAATACAGCTTAAAAACCATCCTGACGCAATACATTTAG